A section of the Engystomops pustulosus chromosome 3, aEngPut4.maternal, whole genome shotgun sequence genome encodes:
- the ZBTB2 gene encoding zinc finger and BTB domain-containing protein 2, with product MDLANHGLILLQQLNAQREFGFLCDCTVAIGDVYFKAHKSVLASFSNYFKMLFVHQTSECVRLKSTDIQPDIFSYLLHLMYTGKMAPQLIDPVRLEQGIKFLHAFPLIQEASIASHGGFSHPDQVFPLASSLYGIQIADHQIRPPSKVTPPADKNNRETRPQATRINPDASSDNVPLSQLPSSMPAANRTNLTFSDSVQAPMSPEPTSSVLPAASTLEENSMEDSPSEEQNSSLTIAHVKPSIMKRNGSFPKYYACHLCGRRFNLRSSLREHLQLHTGIPFSASTGQTETSISPSFCNSGSEMGKESMEPAETGIISDSEMPQISDSPIIDGQQQAETPPPTDIADIDNLEQADQEREVKRRKYECTICGRKFIQKSHWREHMYIHTGKPFKCSTCDKSFCRANQAARHVCLKSADTYTVVDKQTLELCSFDESSQMDNMLVQTNKRYKCNLCDKTFSTPNEVVKHTCQAQNSDVFALEEEGKSILLSSGDSEAPENEHSMLTTIKKEQETVLD from the exons ATGGATTTGGCCAATCACGGACTAATCCTTCTGCAGCAGTTAAATGCCCAGAGAGAATTTGGATTCTTGTGTGACTGCACAGTTGCCATTGGGGATGTTTACTTTAAGGCACACAAATCGGTCCTTGCATCTTTTTCTAACTATTTCAAGATGCTTTTTGTACACCAGACAAG TGAATGTGTTCGCTTGAAATCGACTGACATCCAACCAGATATTTTCAGTTATCTTTTACACCTGATGTATACTGGAAAAATGGCACCTCAACTGATTGATCCTGTGCGCCTTGAACAAGGCATTAAGTTTTTGCATGCCTTTCCTCTAATTCAGGAGGCTAGCATTGCAAGTCATGGCGGATTTTCTCACCCAGATCAGGTTTTCCCACTTGCATCCTCTCTTTATGGAATTCAAATAGCAGATCATCAGATAAGGCCTCCATCTAAAGTTACCCCACCTGCTGATAAAAATAATCGGGAGACTCGACCACAAGCCACAAGAATAAATCCGGATGCATCATCGGATAATGTGCCATTATCTCAGCTTCCATCATCGATGCCTGCAGCAAACAGGACAAATTTAACATTCTCCGATTCTGTACAAGCGCCTATGTCTCCAGAGCCAACATCTTCTGTCCTTCCTGCAGCTTCTACCCTGGAGGAAAACAGCATGGAAGACTCTCCAAGTGAAGAACAAAACTCATCCCTAACCATTGCTCATGTTAAGCCGAGCATCATGAAACGGAATGGAAGTTTCCCCAAGTATTATGCTTGTCATTTGTGTGGTAGGCGCTTCAATTTGAGAAGCAGCCTGCGTGAACACCTCCAGCTCCACACAGGAATTCCATTTAGTGCTTCTACTGGGCAGACAGAaaccagcatctccccttcattctGCAACAGTGGATCAGAAATGGGAAAAGAATCAATGGAACCTGCCGAGACTGGCATAATCAGTGACAGTGAAATGCCCCAGATCTCCGATTCTCCAATCATTGATGGTCAGCAGCAGGCTGAGACACCGCCCCCTACAGATATTGCAGATATAGATAATTTGGAACAGGCTGATCAGGAACGAGAAGTCAAACGTAGAAAATACGAGTGCACCATTTGTGGTCGAAAGTTTATCCAAAAAAGCCATTGGCGGGAGCATATGTACATCCACACAGGCAAGCCGTTCAAATGCAGCACCTGTGACAAAAGCTTTTGCAGGGCAAATCAAGCTGCGAGGCATGTTTGTCTAAAGAGTGCAGATACCTACACTGTGGTGGATAAGCAGACTCTAGAGCTGTGTTCCTTTGATGAAAGTAGCCAAATGGACAACATGTTAGTTCAAACAAATAAACGTTATAAGTGTAACTTGTGtgacaaaacattttccacaccCAACGAGGTAGTTAAACATACGTGCCAAGCTCAAAATTCAGACGTCTTTGCTCTTGAAGAGGAAGGGAAGTCCATCTTGTTAAGTAGTGGGGACTCTGAAGCTCCAGAAAATGAGCACTCTATGCTAACAACCATTAAAAAAGAGCAAGAAACTGTACTAGACTAG